GCCAGGGCGATCCACAGGCGGTAGCCGCCGGATTCGCGTTCGATGTGGAAGGCGTCGTCGATGTCCCGGGTGGTGGGCGCGTCGATGCTCACCAGGGGCAGCGGCTCGGGCTCCCGGCGCGCCGCCTCGAAGACCCGGCGCTGGTCTTCCATTTGTCCCGCGAAGTCGGAACTCCAGGCGTCGCCCCAGGCGAAGCCCGCCTCGTCCAGCAGGGAGTTGTGATGCGGCTCCACCGCGCCCCAGGCCTCGGCCAGGAGCAGGGCCAGGTGCGGGTGGTCGGGCAGGCCTTTGCGCAGGGTTTCCCAGAGCTTGGCGTCGCGTTCGTCCAGGGACTTGGCCAGGACCGAACGGAGCAGGCCGCGCAGGCGTTCGGCCACGTCCTCGTCCATCGGCGGCAGGGCCGGACCCTGGCCTCCCCGGCGGCGCTCCCAGAGGGCCTTGAACAGGGCCTGCCCGCCGTCCACCAGCCGTTCCCGTTCGCGGGCCTCGTTCTGCTGGTTCAAGCGGGCGTCGACCTTTTCCGCCGGATGGATCTCGAAATCCGGGGGCTGGAACTTGAAATGCGTTTTGGCCGCCAGCAGGGCCCGCCCCATGGCCGCGATCTCGTCCGGTCCGGGTTTTTCCCAGATCAGCCCGGCGAACCAATCCACCGGGGCCGTGTCCACCTCGCCCTGGGCCATCTCCCAGATTTCCATGGCGTTGACCCGGGATTCCAGTTCCTCGCGGCGCTTGTGATGCTCGGTCAGACGGTCGAGCATCTCCTGCCGTCCTGCTTGGCCGGGATATTCCGGCCCGGTCCAGGGCAGAATCCGGGCGGCGGGCAGGACCGTCTCCCGCTTGGTGTGGGTGTACAGGCGCAGGCGTCCCGAGGTCTCCTCCTGGACCCAGGCCAGATGGACCTGGTTGCCTTGCAGAAATTCGACCACGCAGCCGGGATGGATGAACCCGCCGATCTTGGGGGGCTTGGGCATGTCGCTCTCTTTGCAGAAAGGGTGAGGGAATCGCTGTTCGCGTCCAGGGGTAGCGCCCGGCCGAAAGCAGGTCAAGCCGCGGCGCCGGCATCCCATAGCCCATGAGGGGACGGAGGTCCAGGCGGACGTGTGGCGGTGAACGGGAAAAAAACGCGGCGCGGCGGGCGGTTGCATTTTTCATTGCATGAGGTATGGTAAGGACGAATCCGAACGACATTCCCCAGGAAAACGAACGATGATGCAAACGCGCCGCATGCATGACGCCGGGATGAGCCCGGCTGTCCAGGAGAAGCTCCTCTTCGCGCAGAAGGGGGCCCTCGTGTAGCGCGCTTTTTTGGAGAACGCCCGCACGAAGGCCCCTCGTTCCGGTCAGCCGGAGGAGGGGTCTTCTTTTTTTGTCCGCGACGAACAACCGGAAAAGGAGGAAGTCATGACCGCGGAACAGTTGTCGAGATTGCGAGAAATCGTGGAGGACGAGATTCGGGAGATCCGGCAGGCGCTGGATGCCTGGAGGGCCTGCAACGGGCTGGACGAGAACGGTGATCGCCGGGTGGAGGACTGCGCCTCGCGCGTGGTCTACATCGGCTGGAAGGAGAAGACGGAAGGCCGCCTGACCGAGCTGCGCCTTCTCTTGGACCGCATGGACGAGGACGAGTTCGGCATATGCGAGGAATGCGGCGAGGACATTCCCTGGAGACGGCTGGAGCTTCTGCCCGCCACCACCCATTGCACACGCTGCATGACGCGCTTGGAGTCCGCCGCGCACGGGGCATGACGGCCGTGGTCCGGTTCACGGAGCGGCCGTCGCGGTGCAACAACCGTGGCGGCCGCTCCGTTTTTTCGTCCTAGTGGCGGAAGGAACGCTGGCCGGTGAAGACCATGGCCACCTGGGGGGCGGCTTCGTTCACGGCCTGGATGACCTCGAAGTCCCGGATGGAGCCGCCGGGCTGGGCGATGGCGGTGACACCGGAGGCGATGAGCAGGTCCACGCCGTCGCGGAAGGGGAAGAATCCATCGGACACGGCCGCGGAACCGGGCAGGCCGCCCCGGGCCTCACTGGCGCGGGCCTCGATGTCGGCCAGCTTTTGGGCCAGGGCCTTGTCATCGCGGCCCTTGAGCCGCAACTCGTAGATGGACAGGTTCAGTTCCCGGAAGGCCAGCAGGTCGGCGTACTTGGTGTGGGCCTTGGCGATGGTCAGGTCCACGCAGCCCACGCGGTCCTGTTCGCCCGTGCCGATGGCCGTGGTCACTCCGTCGCGGACCATGAGGATGGAATTGGAGGTCACGCCCGCCTCCACGGCCCAGGCGAAGAGCAGATCCTCGGCCTCGGCCTTGGTGGGCTTGCGCGCCGCGAAGTGGTTGCCGTCCTTCTCGGCCGTGGCCGGGATGAAGTCGGCGGCGTCCAGGATGCGGTTGCGGAAGGAGAACTGGAGCACGACCCCGCCGTCCATGAGGGACTTCACGTCCAGGAAGGGCTCGCGGGAGAGCCCGGCCAGATCCGCGATGCCGGGAATGCGCAGAATGCGCAGGTTCTTGCGCTTCTTGAGGATGTCCACCGCGCCGGACTCGTAGTCCGGGGCCGCCACCACCTCGAAGTAGGCCGAGTCGATGTGTTCGGCGGTGGCCTTGTCCAAGGGACGGTTGACCACGATGGCCCCGCCGAAGGCCGCGATGCGGTCGGACATGTGGGCCCGCTCCAGGGCGACGGCCAGGCCCTCATCGCTCCAGGCCGCGCCGCAGGGGTTGTTGTGCTTGAGGATCACGGCGGCGGGCTTGGCCGAAAGGTACTGGAGGATGTTCAGACCGTTGTCCACGTCCGTGAGGTTGATCTTGCCCGGGTGCTTGCCGGACTGGATCATGTGCTCCTCGGTGAGAGCGGAGACCAGACCCTTGCCCGGACCCCGGAAGGCCACACCGCCCACGGAGAGTCCGCCTTCCTTGAGTTCATAGAGCGCGGCGGGCTGGTCCGGGTTCTCGCCGTAACGCAGGCCCAGGGTTTCGTCGCCGATGCGCCAGGTGCGCTTGTGGAAGACCAGTTCCTGGTCCCCGAGGGTCAGGCGCATCTCCGCGGGAAAGGGATCCTGCTGCAGGGTGGAGTACATCTTTTTGAGGTCGCTCATGGGCTGCTCCAGGTTTGTCTGACGTGGGACGCCTCCATAGCACAGGCCGCTTCGGCGGGCAAACGGCCCACCCGGCCGGGCCCGGCAGATAGTCGTTGGCGGTCCCTGGTCTTTCTGTTATGAGAGATTCGGCCTTGCGCCGATCATTCAGGCAGGGAGCGACAACGAGCATGTCCGAGAGCTACATCGAGCGGGCGCTTTTGAAGATAGCCCGGCAGATCAACGCCTACGACGAAGCGTCCCTTATGGACCTGTGGGAGAAATACGCCGAGAAGGTCCGCCGCTTCGAGCCCACCAAGCGTTGGGAGGAATCGGCGCTGCTCTTCGGCATCATCCAGGGCATGCGCCTGAAGAACCAGCTCTTCAACTACAACTGGGCCCAGTCGCGCAAGCCCGAGCCCGTCGGGGACATCGACCTCGCCGCGCTCACCGTTCCGAGCAGGACGCCCGTCGGCGACGTCCCGCCTACCGCCGCCAAGGAACCGGGGGAAACCCCGGAGAAATCCTCCCGGACGGGCAAGGTCCTCAAGCTGCAACCCAAGAAGAAATAGGTCGAAAAGGCCACGGAACCGGAACGGGGGAGCCGACTCCCCCTGTCCGCGGGCGGTATCGCGCCCGCCGCGAGGAGCGAAGCCAATGTCGAACATCGTCGTGTTCGGCTCCCAATGGGGAGACGAGGGCAAGGGCAAGATCGTGGACATGCTGGCCGAGAAGGCCGCGGCCATCGTCCGTTTCCAGGGCGGCAACAACGCCGGGCACACCCTGGTGGTGGGCGGCGACAAGTGCATCCTGCACCTCATCCCCTCGGGTATCCTGCACCCCGGCAAGGTCTGCCTCATCGGCAACGGCGTGGTCCTGGACCCGGAAGTCTTCTGTCGTGAGATCGACACCCTGGCGGCCAAGGGCGTGGACGTCACGCCCCGGCGGCTGATGATTTCCAAGAAGACCCACGTGATCATGCCCTATCACCGGCGCATGGACGGCTGCCGCGAGGCGGCCCGCGACGCGGCCGGGAAGATCGGCACCACGGGCCGGGGCATCGGGCCCTGCTACGAGGACAAGGTGGCCCGGGTGGGCGTCCGCGCCGCCGATCTGGCCGACTTCAAGCTGCTCCAGGAGAAGATCGCCCGCGCCCTGGAGGAGAAGAACGTCCTCTTCCGCCACCTCTTCCGTTGCGAGCCCATGGACCCGGCGGCGGTCTTCGAGGAGATCAAGCCTTTCGCCGAGCGCATCCGCGCCTACCTGGGCGACGTCTCCACGGCCATCCAGAAGGTCAAGAAGTCCGGCGGGATGGTTCTTTTCGAGGGAGCCCAGGGAACACACCTGGACATTGACCACGGCACCTATCCCTACGTGACCTCCTCCTCCACGGTCACGGGCAACGCGGCCTCGGGCTCCGGCTGCTCGCCCCGCGAACTCACGCGGATCATCGCCATCGTCAAGGCCTACACCACCCGCGTGGGCGGCGGCCCCTTCCCCTCGGAATTGTCCGACGAGGTGGGCGACTATCTCCAGAGCCAGGGAGGCGAGTTCGGCGCCACCACCGGCCGCAAGCGCCGCTGCGGTTGGTTGGACGCCGTGGTCCTGCGCGAGTCCGTGCGTCTGAACGGCCCCACCGAGCTGGCCATCACCAAGCTCGACGTGCTCTCCGGTCTGTCCGAGCTGAAGATCTGCACCCGTTACCGTTACGGCGGCGAAGAGGTGCTCTACCCGCCCCAGGAACAGAACGCCCTGGCCCACGTGGAGCCGATTTACGAGACCCTGCCGGGCTGGAATGAGGACATCACCAAGGCCCGGGGCTATGACGATTTGCCGGAGAACGCCCGGGCCTATCTGAACCGGGTCGAGCAGCTGCTCGGCGTGCCCGTGGGCCTCGTGTCCGTTGGCCCGGAGCGGGGCCAGACCTTCTAGGAATCTCACGGTGGACGGCGGCTCCCATATCCCGGCTCGCCAGGAACACGTCCGGCGTCGTCTGGACGCCCTGGCGGCCCATCCTCCCCAGAGCCTGGTTCTTGAAGGCGGGGGCGCGGACGAGCGCGAGACGTTGGCCCTCTATTGGGCCAAGCTGCTCAACTGCCCGGGCGGGGCCTGCGGAACCTGCGAGACCTGCCGCCAGATCGACGAGCGGGTCTTCCGCGACCTCATCCTGGTGGACGGCGCTTTCTTCGAGAGCGAGGGAGCGACCCACAAGTCGCATGTGGAGCGGGTCCGTGAACTGCGGCCCACCTGGGGCCAACCGCCGCACGGCGAGGGACGCCGGGTGACGATCTTTCCCGAGTTCCAGGACCGCAACCCCGAGATCGCCAACACCCTGCTGAAGACCCTGGAGGAGCCCCGGCCCGGGAATGTCTTCGTGCTCACCGCGCCGCAGCGCGAACGGCTCCTGCCCACCCTGGTCTCGCGCAGCTTCATCCTGACCTTGGCTTGGCCCGACGATTCCCGCGAAGACGCCGAGGCCTCCCAGTGGGCGGATGCGCTGTACGGAGTCTGGGAGACCGGCCGGGGCTGGTTCGGTCGGACCATGGCCAAAGGCGCGGTGGACCGCGATCTGGCCCGGAGGGTGATCCTGGAAGTCATGCGCGGCCTGCGTCGGACCCTGACCGGTGAGAGCGCGTCGGGGGCCGACCGCTTGGCCCGCCGTTTCGACGCCTCGGGCCTGCGTCGTCTTGGATTGGCCCTGGGAGAAGCCCAGGACGCCCTGGAAGCCCAGGCGAATCCGACCCTGGTGCTGGACTGGCTGGCGACACGCTTCACGACATGACCGCATCCTCCGCGCCTCTGTTCCGCGCCTTTCGCCGGATAATCCTTGACAGTCCCCTCCGTCTCTGGATGAGCTGAAGCATGGGGTTGGATCTGCATTCTTTGCCCGGGGCATTGGAGACCCTGAAGCGGCTGACGTTCCCCGTGCGCTCGGACTGCCTGGACGAACTGACCCGCGTGGCCGCCGTGCTGGCCCCGGCCCTGGAGGACGCCTCCCCGGCGCCGGAGGCGGTGCGCGCGGCGCATACGGTCGCCGATCTTCTCTCCGGCTGCTGCGAAAGCCTTTCGGGCAGCCGACAGGCCGTACTGGCCTCGCTCAAGGGGCTGCTGCTGCTCGGGCGGCCGGGCTGGCTGGCCGCCTCGGCCCAGGTCCAGACTTGGCGCAACCCCGCCGAGATGCTCGGAGGACGGGCCGAGAGCCTGGGGGCGGAAGCGCGTTTCTATCTGCTGCATGAACTCCTGCGTCGCCATTGGACCTTGGAGCGGTCCGTTTCGGCCTGGGCCCGCGCCGTTCTGGAGACCCTCGGTGAAGCGCCGCCACGGGATATTTTGAAGGCCCTCGGCGTACTGGACCGCCTGGGCGACACGCCCGCGTTTCCCCTGCGCGAGACTCTGCTGCGCGGCTCCTTCCGGAACTGGCTGGAGCGCCTGCTGCGCGACCCCCTGGCCGGGGATGAACTGGCCGAGGCGGCGCGGGCCGTGCGCGGACTGGGGCACCCGGACATGAGTCGCCGTTTGGCGCGCCTCGTGGCCACTCATCCGGAGCGGAGCACCGCCGAGGTCATGGAGATTCTTTCGCGGTGTCTGGAGGCGGGCGAGACGGCCCTGTCCCAGGCGGTGCGGGCCGTGCTCAAGGTGGCCCGCAACGGGCGAGTGGCCCACTGCATGGACATTCTCATCGGCATCAACTGGCCCAGGACGGGTCAGGCCCTGGCCTTGTTCTGCCGCAAGGATCCGGGCCTGCGCCGGGCCATGGCCGCTCGGGCCGCCACGCTGCCCGAGGCCGCCTTCGAGAACTTTCTCGAGGCCTTCAAGCCCGAGGTCCGACCTGCGATCCTGGCTGAGACGCTGGCCTTCATCGCCCGGGCGGACACGGATTTCCTGCGCGCCTGCCTGGCCGTGGAAGCCGGGTCGGAAGGGTTGCCCGAGGCCCTGGACCGCTATCTGGAGAGGATGGAGACCCGCCCGGACGCCGTCGCCCGGGCCTCGGCCGCCCAGGCCGCCCGGGAATCCGGCGATCCGGCCGCACCCAGGAAGGGCTTGTTCTCCATGTTCCTGGGCGAGAAACGCCCTGAGCTGGGGGAGACCCTGGTCCACGCCCGCATGCTCAAGGACAAGAATTTCGGCGGCGCGGAACTGACGGGCGCGGTGGTCGAGGAGCGCACCCTGCAGAACGTGGTTCTCACTGGAGCGGCCTTCGACGAGGTTTCCCTGATCAAGTGCCGCCTCCTGGGCGTCGATTTCGCCGGAGCGAGGCTGCGCAAGACCGTTTTCCAGGACTGCCTGCTCTCCGGCGTGCGTTTCGAAGGGGCGGTGCTGGAACAGTGCCGCTTCAGCGGCTGCGTGCTGGAGGGCTGCGATTTCTCCGGGGCCATGTTGGAAGGCGGCGGCCTGGACGGCTGCGACCTGTCCCACTGCCGTTTCGGCGAGGCGTCCCTGGAGGGCTGTGCCTGGAACGAGAGCGAGGGCCGTCACCTCGGTCTGGCCGGAGCCTCGCTCCGGCAGGCGGCCTTCACGGCCACGGACCTGGAGGCCTCGGACTTCTCCCTGGCCGCGCTGGAGTCCTGCCGCTTCGAAGGGGTGCTGTTCACCGACTGCCTGCTGCGCGATACGGCGGTCTTGAACTGCTCCTTCGTGGAATGCCGCACTGTGGACTGCCTCTTCCCGGGCTGTCGGGTGCGCGAGAGCGACGCCCTGGAGCCCGCTCTGCTCCAGGCCCGGGCCGACACCCTGCGGCGGAGGTTGCTGGAGGCCCAGACGATCCGGTTGGAGTTGCCGCCGGAGGAGGGGACAGCGCTGCATGGACCGGCCGTGCGCCGCTGGGTGCGCCAGTGGGCCCTGGGGCGTTTCGAGCGCCGCATGCTCGGGGACAACGCCCGACGCCAGCGTCTGGCGTTGCGGCGCATGACCCCCGGCCAGGCGGAGTTTTTCCGGCTCCTGCCCTGGCTGCTGCATTCCCGCCACTTCGAGACCCGCGACGCCATCGAGAACGTCCCTTCCTGCGTCCTGGCCGGATACCGCCCGGACCTGGAGACCTTGCGGCTGGCTCGCAAGCATTTCGCCGGGGTGACGCCGCCCGAGACCCAGGCCCGGCCCGTACTGCTGGAGGCGGTCTACGCCATGGGCAGCCTGGGGAGCATCGCTCAGACCGACGCCTCGGACATGGACATCTGGGTCTGCTACGACCCGGAGGGCGTGGGCCCGGCCGAGGACGCCCGCCTGCGGCGCAAGCTGGAGGCCGTGGCCGCCTGGGCCCAGGCCGGGTTCGGGGCCGAGGTCCATTTCTTCCTCATGAGCCTGCCCTCCGTGCGGGCCAACGATTTCGGCTTCAGCGACAGCGAAAGCGCGGGAACGGCCCAGGCCCTGTTGCTCAAGGAGGAGTTCTACCGCACGGCCCTGCGGGTGGCGGGCAAGGAGCCGCTCTGGTGGCTGACCCCGCCCGGCGCGGATCGTGAAACATGGGAATCATACGGTCTGGCCGCGTCCCGGTCGCCGCTGCTGGGGCCTGGTCGAGTGGTGGACCTGGGCCGCCTGGACGCGGTGCCGCCGGAGGAGTTCTTCGGGGCGTCCCTCTGGCAGATCGTCAAGGGCCTGCACAGCCCGTACAAGTCGGTGATGAAGCTCGGCCTGCTGGAGAAGTACGCCGGACGGGACGCCTCCGGCGAACTCATGCTCTGCGACCAGATCAAGGACGCCGTGACCCGGCGTTCCCCCGCCTGGCAGGCCGACCCCTACACCGTGCTCTTCCGCAACCTGCGGGATTACTATCGCTCCCTGGACGACCAGGAGGCCGTGGACCTGCTCACCGAGTCCTTCACCCTCAAGGCGGGCATCGGTTCCTTCGACGTCTCCCTGGGCTTCCCTTGCGTGGAGGAGGAGCGGAGCTTCCTGACCTTCCTGAGCGGGAAGGAGGAAATCAGCGAGGAGGCCGTGCGCGGACTGGGCCAGACCTGGAGCTTCGCCCGCTCCATGACCGCCGGGGCCACGCTGAGCCGCTTCCTCATCAAGACCTACGAGCGCATCCAGGAGCGGCTGGAGCAGGGCGGGGAGAGGGCCGGCGCGCGCATCTCTCCCGAGGATCTGACCCGGCTGGGACGGAAGATCCAGGCCAACTTCGCTCCGCGCAAGCACAAGGTCGAGCGGGTGCCGTTCCTGGACTTGAGCGGCCATTTGTTCCCGGAGTTCTATTTCGAGGCCGAAAAGGCCCCCGGACGCCGCACCGTCTGGCTGGCCCGCGGCCAGGAGGCCGGGAGCGGCAAAATCTCCAGCAAGGACATGCAGGTGCTGCGCAAGGACACCGACCCGGCCCTGCTCCTGGCCTGGCTGGTGGTCAACGGCCTCTATTCCCCGTCCACGCACGTGCATGGGGAGCGCAGCATCGCGCCCATGTCCGTTGATGATCTGAAGAAGTCGCTCCAGGCTCTGTACGAGTTCTTCCCCCGTGAAAGCACCTTCGAGGTGGACATGGAGGAGACCCTCCGGCCGGAGCGCGTGACCCGGGCCTTCTTCATCCTCAACCTGGCCGTGCCCCAGGATGCCCAGAAGATCGTCACCGCCTCGGTGGTCTACGCCACCAACTGGGGCGAGGTCTTCTGCCTCACCGTCCGCAATCCCGACCAGAAGATACTGAAGCAGGCCTCGTCCTTCCTGCGCGACGTGCTGCCCCAGCCCCTGCCCCAGCCGCCGGAGATGGGCCTGTACATTCCCCGCAAGTCCCAGTGTCCGCGCATC
The nucleotide sequence above comes from Desulfovibrio aminophilus DSM 12254. Encoded proteins:
- a CDS encoding adenylosuccinate synthase encodes the protein MSNIVVFGSQWGDEGKGKIVDMLAEKAAAIVRFQGGNNAGHTLVVGGDKCILHLIPSGILHPGKVCLIGNGVVLDPEVFCREIDTLAAKGVDVTPRRLMISKKTHVIMPYHRRMDGCREAARDAAGKIGTTGRGIGPCYEDKVARVGVRAADLADFKLLQEKIARALEEKNVLFRHLFRCEPMDPAAVFEEIKPFAERIRAYLGDVSTAIQKVKKSGGMVLFEGAQGTHLDIDHGTYPYVTSSSTVTGNAASGSGCSPRELTRIIAIVKAYTTRVGGGPFPSELSDEVGDYLQSQGGEFGATTGRKRRCGWLDAVVLRESVRLNGPTELAITKLDVLSGLSELKICTRYRYGGEEVLYPPQEQNALAHVEPIYETLPGWNEDITKARGYDDLPENARAYLNRVEQLLGVPVGLVSVGPERGQTF
- a CDS encoding TraR/DksA family transcriptional regulator, producing MTAEQLSRLREIVEDEIREIRQALDAWRACNGLDENGDRRVEDCASRVVYIGWKEKTEGRLTELRLLLDRMDEDEFGICEECGEDIPWRRLELLPATTHCTRCMTRLESAAHGA
- a CDS encoding IMP cyclohydrolase; translated protein: MSDLKKMYSTLQQDPFPAEMRLTLGDQELVFHKRTWRIGDETLGLRYGENPDQPAALYELKEGGLSVGGVAFRGPGKGLVSALTEEHMIQSGKHPGKINLTDVDNGLNILQYLSAKPAAVILKHNNPCGAAWSDEGLAVALERAHMSDRIAAFGGAIVVNRPLDKATAEHIDSAYFEVVAAPDYESGAVDILKKRKNLRILRIPGIADLAGLSREPFLDVKSLMDGGVVLQFSFRNRILDAADFIPATAEKDGNHFAARKPTKAEAEDLLFAWAVEAGVTSNSILMVRDGVTTAIGTGEQDRVGCVDLTIAKAHTKYADLLAFRELNLSIYELRLKGRDDKALAQKLADIEARASEARGGLPGSAAVSDGFFPFRDGVDLLIASGVTAIAQPGGSIRDFEVIQAVNEAAPQVAMVFTGQRSFRH
- a CDS encoding class I adenylate cyclase; the encoded protein is MGLDLHSLPGALETLKRLTFPVRSDCLDELTRVAAVLAPALEDASPAPEAVRAAHTVADLLSGCCESLSGSRQAVLASLKGLLLLGRPGWLAASAQVQTWRNPAEMLGGRAESLGAEARFYLLHELLRRHWTLERSVSAWARAVLETLGEAPPRDILKALGVLDRLGDTPAFPLRETLLRGSFRNWLERLLRDPLAGDELAEAARAVRGLGHPDMSRRLARLVATHPERSTAEVMEILSRCLEAGETALSQAVRAVLKVARNGRVAHCMDILIGINWPRTGQALALFCRKDPGLRRAMAARAATLPEAAFENFLEAFKPEVRPAILAETLAFIARADTDFLRACLAVEAGSEGLPEALDRYLERMETRPDAVARASAAQAARESGDPAAPRKGLFSMFLGEKRPELGETLVHARMLKDKNFGGAELTGAVVEERTLQNVVLTGAAFDEVSLIKCRLLGVDFAGARLRKTVFQDCLLSGVRFEGAVLEQCRFSGCVLEGCDFSGAMLEGGGLDGCDLSHCRFGEASLEGCAWNESEGRHLGLAGASLRQAAFTATDLEASDFSLAALESCRFEGVLFTDCLLRDTAVLNCSFVECRTVDCLFPGCRVRESDALEPALLQARADTLRRRLLEAQTIRLELPPEEGTALHGPAVRRWVRQWALGRFERRMLGDNARRQRLALRRMTPGQAEFFRLLPWLLHSRHFETRDAIENVPSCVLAGYRPDLETLRLARKHFAGVTPPETQARPVLLEAVYAMGSLGSIAQTDASDMDIWVCYDPEGVGPAEDARLRRKLEAVAAWAQAGFGAEVHFFLMSLPSVRANDFGFSDSESAGTAQALLLKEEFYRTALRVAGKEPLWWLTPPGADRETWESYGLAASRSPLLGPGRVVDLGRLDAVPPEEFFGASLWQIVKGLHSPYKSVMKLGLLEKYAGRDASGELMLCDQIKDAVTRRSPAWQADPYTVLFRNLRDYYRSLDDQEAVDLLTESFTLKAGIGSFDVSLGFPCVEEERSFLTFLSGKEEISEEAVRGLGQTWSFARSMTAGATLSRFLIKTYERIQERLEQGGERAGARISPEDLTRLGRKIQANFAPRKHKVERVPFLDLSGHLFPEFYFEAEKAPGRRTVWLARGQEAGSGKISSKDMQVLRKDTDPALLLAWLVVNGLYSPSTHVHGERSIAPMSVDDLKKSLQALYEFFPRESTFEVDMEETLRPERVTRAFFILNLAVPQDAQKIVTASVVYATNWGEVFCLTVRNPDQKILKQASSFLRDVLPQPLPQPPEMGLYIPRKSQCPRIRLL
- a CDS encoding DNA polymerase III subunit delta'; this translates as MDGGSHIPARQEHVRRRLDALAAHPPQSLVLEGGGADERETLALYWAKLLNCPGGACGTCETCRQIDERVFRDLILVDGAFFESEGATHKSHVERVRELRPTWGQPPHGEGRRVTIFPEFQDRNPEIANTLLKTLEEPRPGNVFVLTAPQRERLLPTLVSRSFILTLAWPDDSREDAEASQWADALYGVWETGRGWFGRTMAKGAVDRDLARRVILEVMRGLRRTLTGESASGADRLARRFDASGLRRLGLALGEAQDALEAQANPTLVLDWLATRFTT